One Streptomyces sp. R28 DNA window includes the following coding sequences:
- the galU gene encoding UTP--glucose-1-phosphate uridylyltransferase GalU, whose protein sequence is MIVPHTTPTPDADATARTTRAVRKAVVPAAGLGTRFLPATKATPKEMLPVVDKPAIQYVVEEAAAAGLDDVLMITGRHKRAIEDHFDNAFELEQALAAKGDTVRLDAVRDPARLADIHHIRQGDPLGLGHAVLCARHHVGDQPFAVLLGDDLIDPRESLLSRMLDVRDRYEGSVVALMEVPPEQIHLYGCAAVEPSGEDGVVRVSGLVEKPSRANAPSHYAVIGRYVLDPAVFGVLERTPPGRGGEIQLTDALQDLATGGTVHGVVFDGLRYDTGDKADYLRTVVRLACGRADLGPEFMAWLKEFVAGLEEGHGQERNRLAA, encoded by the coding sequence GGCCGCCGGCCTCGGCACACGGTTCCTGCCCGCGACGAAGGCGACGCCCAAGGAGATGCTGCCGGTCGTCGACAAGCCGGCCATCCAGTACGTCGTCGAAGAGGCCGCCGCGGCCGGGCTCGACGACGTGCTGATGATCACCGGCCGGCACAAGCGGGCCATCGAGGACCACTTCGACAACGCCTTCGAGCTGGAGCAGGCGCTCGCCGCCAAGGGCGACACCGTACGACTGGACGCGGTGCGTGATCCGGCCCGGCTCGCCGACATCCACCACATCCGCCAGGGCGACCCGCTCGGCCTCGGTCACGCGGTGCTGTGCGCCCGCCATCACGTCGGGGACCAGCCGTTCGCCGTCCTCCTCGGCGACGACCTCATCGACCCGCGCGAGAGCCTGCTCAGCCGGATGCTGGACGTCCGCGACCGCTACGAGGGCAGCGTGGTCGCCCTCATGGAGGTCCCGCCGGAACAGATCCACCTCTACGGCTGCGCGGCCGTCGAACCGTCCGGCGAGGACGGCGTGGTCCGCGTGAGCGGCCTGGTGGAGAAGCCGTCGCGCGCGAACGCGCCGAGCCACTACGCGGTCATCGGCCGCTACGTCCTCGACCCGGCCGTCTTCGGCGTCCTGGAGCGCACCCCGCCCGGCCGTGGCGGCGAGATCCAGCTCACCGACGCCCTCCAGGACCTGGCGACGGGCGGGACGGTCCACGGAGTCGTGTTCGACGGACTGCGCTACGACACCGGCGACAAGGCGGACTACCTGCGCACGGTGGTACGACTGGCGTGCGGCCGGGCGGACCTGGGGCCGGAGTTCATGGCCTGGCTGAAGGAGTTCGTGGCGGGGCTCGAGGAGGGCCACGGGCAGGAGCGGAACCGGCTCGCTGCTTGA